A portion of the Punica granatum isolate Tunisia-2019 chromosome 7, ASM765513v2, whole genome shotgun sequence genome contains these proteins:
- the LOC116213787 gene encoding receptor-like kinase TMK4, whose protein sequence is MGTLRRLFLPTFLFLSAVLLLAASTAAADDSAAMAALLAALKPAPSGWSSSKDCCSWTNVVCNSGSKRVTAINLASASVSGTLPSELSSLSELQKLSFQKNSLGGDLPSLAGLSNLQELYLDSNNFTSVPPGFFKGLTSLQTLSISENHELAPWSIPSDLSESTNLATIYADNSNIVGTLPDFLGTLPSLASLRLSYNNLTGSIPSSFGGSAIKNLWVNNQAVGLSGTLNVLSSMTQLYQVWLHKNQFTGPIPDLSKCESLFDLQLRDNQLTGIVPTNLFSISSLKNVSLDNNKFQGPVPENPNNIELSYDGVNSFCNTKPGPCDPQVTTLLEIAGALGYPIVLAGSWEGNDACNGWSFITCQGKNVTSVTFAKQGFPGTISPAFAKLTSLRTLLLNNNNLTGSIPESLTTLSSLQVLDVSNNNLNGSIPVFPSTVKLTTSGNPLLGKSSGSGGNGGTADGPSSSSGGGSTGSSSGSPVSTGMIIGVVFAVLAFVGVVLFVLYKCCYVNRLCRKFSRVEHPENGKELVTKNGTVNGLNGFGAVPSELHSQSSGDHSDIPVFEGGNVAISIQVLRQVTDNFNEENILGRGGFGVVYKGELHDGTKIAVKRMESVAMGSKGMNEFQAEIAVLTKVRHRHLVALLGYCINGNERLLVYEYMPQGTLTQHLFEWRERGLLALAWKQRVTIALDVARGVEYLHSLAQQSFIHRDLKPSNILLSDDMRAKVADFGLVKNAPDGKYSVETRLAGTFGYLAPEYAATGRVTTKVDVYAFGVVLMELITGRKALDDSVPDERSHLVTWFRRVLINKENIPKAIDQYLNPDEETMESIYKVAELAGHCTAREPFQRPDMGHAVNILGPLVEQWKPTRHEEEDGYGIDLHLSLPQALQRWQADEGTSRMFDSMSFSQSQSSIPAKPSGFPDSFHSSDCR, encoded by the exons ATGGGTACGCTAAGAAGGCTCTTTCTTCCGACGTTTCTATTTCTGTCAGCCGTTCTACTTCTCGCCGCCAGCACCGCCGCTGCCGATGACTCCGCCGCCATGGCTGCCCTTCTCGCGGCACTGAAACCGGCACCCTCAGGGTGGTCGTCCTCCAAGGACTGCTGCTCCTGGACCAACGTCGTCTGCAACTCCGGCTCCAAAAGGGTCACCGCCATCAACCTCGCCTCCGCCTCCGTCTCCGGCACCCTCCCGTCGGAGCTGTCCTCCCTCTCCGAGCTCCAAAAACTCTCCTTCCAGAAGAACTCTCTCGGCGGCGATTTGCCCTCACTCGCCGGCCTCTCCAACCTCCAGGAGCTCTACCTCGACAGCAACAACTTCACCTCCGTCCCTCCCGGCTTCTTCAAGGGCCTTACCTCCCTCCAAACCCTCAGCATCAGCGAGAACCACGAGCTGGCCCCGTGGTCGATCCCCTCCGACCTCAGCGAGTCCACGAATCTCGCCACTATCTACGCCGACAACTCCAACATCGTGGGGACACTGCCCGATTTCCTCGGCACCCTCCCGAGCCTGGCGAGCCTCAGGCTCTCCTACAACAATCTCACTGGGTCAATACCCAGTTCCTTCGGCGGCTCGGCGATTAAGAACCTGTGGGTCAATAACCAGGCTGTGGGGCTTTCCGGCACCCTCAATGTGCTCTCTTCCATGACCCAGCTTTACCAGGTCTGGCTCCACAAGAACCAGTTCACAGGGCCGATCCCCGACCTCTCCAAGTGTGAGAGCTTGTTCGATCTCCAGCTCCGCGACAACCAACTGACCGGCATTGTCCCCACCAATTTGTTCTCTATTAGCAGTCTGAAGAACGTGTCGTTGGATAACAATAAGTTCCAGGGTCCTGTGCCCGAGAATCCTAACAACATTGAGCTTAGCTATGACGGTGTCAATAGCTTCTGTAATACTAAACCCGGTCCCTGCGACCCGCAAGTGACGACATTGCTCGAGATTGCTGGGGCATTAGGATACCCGATTGTGCTGGCTGGTTCCTGGGAGGGTAACGATGCTTGTAATGGGTGGAGTTTCATCACTTGTCAGGGGAAGAATGTGACTTCGGTGACCTTTGCGAAGCAGGGCTTTCCAGGGACTATTTCCCCGGCTTTCGCAAAGTTGACCTCCCTGAGGACTCTGCTTTTGAACAACAACAACTTGACTGGCTCGATTCCTGAGAGCCTGACCACCCTGTCCTCACTCCAGGTCCTTGATGTCTCGAACAACAACCTCAACGGGTCAATACCAGTATTTCCAAGTACAGTAAAGCTGACCACATCAGGGAATCCTCTTCTGGGAAAGAGCTCAGGTTCTGGAGGTAACGGGGGGACCGCTGATGGGCCTAGCTCGAGCTCGGGCGGGGGTTCAACTGGCTCATCAAGCGGCTCCCCAGTGTCAACAGGAATGATTATCGGTGTGGTGTTTGCTGTCTTGGCTTTTGTTGGGGTCGTGTTGTTCGTGTTATACAAGTGTTGCTATGTGAACAGACTCTGCAGAAAATTTAGCCGGGTCGAACATCCTGAGAATGGGAAGGAATTAGTCACTAAGAATGGGACGGTGAATGGTCTGAATGGGTTTGGTGCAGTTCCAAGCGAGCTTCACAGCCAGAGCAGCGGCGACCATAGTGACATCCCTGTCTTTGAAGGTGGAAATGTCGCAATCTCAATCCAAGTCCTAAGACAAGTAACAGACAATTTCAATGAGGAGAACATCTTAGGGAGGGGAGGTTTTGGGGTGGTTTACAAGGGAGAACTGCACGATGGTACCAAGATCGCTGTTAAGAGGATGGAATCAGTGGCAATGGGGAGTAAAGGGATGAACGAGTTTCAGGCTGAGATTGCTGTCCTTACTAAGGTTAGGCACAGGCATTTAGTTGCACTTCTCGGTTACTGCATTAATGGTAATGAGAGGCTTTTAGTTTATGAATACATGCCACAAGGGACGTTAACTCAACACTTGTTCGAGTGGAGGGAGAGGGGCTTGCTGGCCTTAGCATGGAAGCAGAGGGTCACGATTGCTTTGGATGTCGCAAGGGGAGTGGAGTACTTGCATAGCCTTGCACAACAAAGCTTCATTCACCGTGACCTAAAGCCGTCCAACATACTGTTAAGTGATGATATGAGGGCCAAAGTTGCTGATTTTGGACTTGTCAAGAACGCGCCTGATGGGAAGTACTCGGTAGAGACCCGTTTGGCTGGTACTTTTGGTTATCTTGCTCCTGAATACGCTG CTACCGGCAGAGTGACCACGAAGGTCGATGTGTATGCTTTTGGAGTTGTTTTAATGGAGCTCATCACAGGGAGAAAAGCGCTTGACGATTCCGTGCCCGACGAGAGGTCCCACCTGGTGACATGGTTCCGTCGTGTCCTGATCAACAAGGAGAATATCCCAAAGGCCATCGACCAATACCTGAACCCCGATGAGGAGACAATGGAAAGCATCTACAAGGTGGCCGAGTTGGCAGGCCACTGTACAGCACGTGAACCTTTCCAGA